Proteins encoded by one window of Mercenaria mercenaria strain notata chromosome 4, MADL_Memer_1, whole genome shotgun sequence:
- the LOC123553048 gene encoding uncharacterized protein LOC123553048, producing the protein MGTEWRFIPKRAPWYGGFWERLIGLTKVTLKKIIGRAYVTLETLQTITTEAECMINNRPLTHVPSSPDYPRPLTPAHLLYGRQTTSLPYSNGIDATNCDVTSDHTSLTKRARMQQTLIDHFRRRWMSEYLTALREHHQKTGCNAQTIKVDDVVLIHDDSPRIRWKLGLVDELLTGMDGLTRAVKLRTTTGVTSQPIVKLYPLEVGSVPTTDDITDDV; encoded by the coding sequence ATGGGTACAGAATGGCGATTTATACCTAAGAGAGCTCCCTGGTACGGAGGATTCTGGGAAAGACTCATTGGCCTGACGAAGGTGACCCTTAAGAAGATTATTGGACGAGCGTATGTTACCCTGGAAACCCTTCAAACCATCACTACAGAGGCAGAGTGCATGATTAACAATCGACCGCTGACGCACGTTCCATCCAGTCCAGATTATCCTAGACCACTGACCCCAGCACACCTGTTGTATGGCCGCCAGACGACATCATTACCATATTCCAACGGCATTGATGCCACTAACTGTGATGTAACGTCAGATCACACATCACTTACCAAGCGAGCCCGGATGCAGCAGACGCTAATAGACCACTTTCGGCGCAGATGGATGTCCGAGTACCTGACGGCTCTTCGTGAACACCACCAGAAAACAGGATGTAACGCCCAAACGATAAAAGTGGATGACGTTGTACTAATCCATGACGACTCTCCGAGAATACGATGGAAACTTGGCCTGGTAGACGAGTTACTCACTGGTATGGACGGGTTAACACGAGCAGTCAAACTTAGAACTACTACAGGTGTGACGTCACAACCAATCGTGAAGCTATACCCACTAGAGGTAGGAAGTGTACCCACCACAGACGACATCACTGACGATGTGTGA